GCGGCAGGCGATGGCTCGGGTGATGGTCAACCATCGCGGACCCGAATGCCGGACTGCAATCGGCGAGGCAGAGGAGATGATCCGCCCGATTCTCGGCACGACGAACCACGTCCTGTTCTTCGCCAGCTCCGGAACCGGCGTTATGGAGGCTGCGCTCGTCAACGTGGCCGGACCGGGCCATCGGATCCTCGTAGTCGAGCATGGTCAGTTTGGTGAGCGTTTCACCGCGATCGCCAAGGCCATGAACATCACCGTCGACACAGTCGCGATCGAATGGGGCCAGCCGATCGATGTCGCCGCGGTGGAAGCTCGGTTGCGCGAGCACGCCTATCGCGCCGTCGTCGTCGTGCACAATGAGAGCTCGACCGGGATCGTGGCCGATCTCGCGGCGCTTGGCGCACTCGTGCGCGGCCGGCCAACGCTGCTGATCGCAGATTCCGTCAGCGGTCTCGGCGGCATCGAGATGCGGCAGGACGAATGGGGTGTCGACATCGTGGTCTCGGCCTCGCAGAAAGCCTTGATGTGCCCGCCCGGCCTCGCTCTTGCCAGCGTGAGCGCCAAAGCGTGGCACGTGATGGGGCAGGACGAGCAGCGATCGACCTTCTACTGGGATTTCCGTCGCGCGCTGAAATCCGCGGAGCAGAACGAGACCGCATTCACGGCACCGGTGAGCCTCATCTACGGCCTGCGTGAAGCCTTGACGATGATGCATGAGGAAGGCTTCCTCAATGTGCTCGCGCGCCACAAGAAGCTTTCCGGCGCGCTGCGCGCCGGCGGCGCGGCGCTCGGACTCGCAGATTTTTGCAATGATGGGCCACGCTCGAACACGGTCGTTGTTTTCAAGGTCCCTGACGGGCTCGAAGGCGGAGCGATCGTGCGGCGGCTCTACCAGGATCACCGCACGGTGATCGCAGGCGCCCGTAACCGTCTCTCCGGCCGTGTCATCCGGTTTGGCACGATGGGTGCGTTGAGCGCGGGGACCATTCTGACCGACCTTCTGCATCTCGAGGACGCACTCACGAAGTTCGGCCTGCCGATCGAACCCGGCGCCGGGCTCAGGGCGACCACCGAGTATCTCGCTGCAACCGCATGAGCAACCGCTGAACCTACAAGGGCGAACCACGATGAGATGTCCTGCCTCCGTCCTCGCCCGAGTCGTGACGCTCGCGGCATCGCTGTTCGCGGCCGGGCTGGCCTCGGCCCAACAGAGCGTCGTGCTCTATTCGGCCAACGACGACACCGTGAACAAGCTTGTCGCCGAAGGCTTCGCCAAGGCGACCGGAATCAAGGTCGACGTGGTCTCGACCGGATCAGGTGTCCTGGTGCGCCGCGTTGCCTCCGAGGCCGCCAATCCGCAGGGCGACGTGATCTGGGGCGTCAGTGCGACGCTGTTGCGGCTGGCGAGCCCACACCTTCAGGCATACGCGGCGAAGGGCCGCGAAGCCGTGCCGGCGCAATTTCGCGATCCAAACGAGCTTTGGCTGGGCACCAACATCCAGGTCGTTGTGATCGGCCAGAACACCAAGGCGATCGACAAGGCCAGCGGGCCCAAAGCCTGGGCAGACCTCCTCGATCCAAAATGGAAAGGCAAACTCGCCTTTACCGATCCGGCCAATTCCGGATTCTCATATGCGGCCGCGACCACGCTTCTCTCGCTGTGGGGCGCGGACGACGCAGCCTGGACCAAGATGGACGGGTTGCTTGCGAATGCGAAGGTGCTCAACCGCTCGACCCAGGTCTTCGACGGAATCGGCAGCGGCGAATATCCGCTTGGCATCACGCTCGAATATGCCGGCTTCCTGTGGGCCCATAATGGTGCGCCGGTGAGCGTCGCCTATCCGGCCGAGGGCACATATGCGGGCGTCGAGGGCGCGGCCGTCCTGAAAGGCGGGCCGAACCCCGAGCCTGCCAAACAGCTGATCGACTATCTGGCCAGCAAGGAAGTCCAGGAGATGTTGCTGAAGGCGACCTTCAGGCGCCCAGCCCGTCAGGATATCGAGCTCGAGGCAGTAGCACCCGGGATGCTGCCCTTCTCGGCGATCAAAGTGCTGCCCTACGACGAGGCCAAATGGGAAGCGGCCCGGCGCGACACGCTCGCGCGGCTGAAGACCACGATCCAGAACACGCGCTGATCCCATGACCAGGATCCGGATTGAAAACCTGACCCGCACCTTCGGCGCGGTGCGGGCCGTGGACGACATCTCGCTCGACATCAGGCATGGCGAGCTGTTCACCCTGCTTGGGCCCTCGGGCTGCGGGAAGACGACGCTGCTGCGCATGATAGCCGGCTTTGTCGATGTCGAATCCGGCTCCATTTCCTTCGACGAGCGGCGCATCGATGCTCTGCCCGCGCATCGCCGCGACACCGGCATGGTGTTTCAGAACTACGCGATCTTCCCGAACCATACCGTCGCCGGAAACGTGGCCTACGGGCTGAAGGCCAGGAAGGTCCCGGCTGCCGAGATCGCATCGCGCGTCGACAAGGCGCTCGAGCGGGTGCGCCTTGCAGGTTACGGTCCCCGCTCGCCACACCAGCTCTCCGGTGGTCAGCTGCAACGCGTGGCAATCGCCCGCGCGCTCGTGATCGAACCCGCCGTGCTCCTGTTCGACGAGCCTCTCTCCAACCTCGACGCGCAGCTGCGCACCGAAATGCGGATCGAGGTCCGACAGCTGCAGCAGGCGCTGGGTTTGACCGCGATCTACGTGACGCACGATCAGGAGGAGGCACTTGCCATCTCCGATCGCATCGCCGTCTTGCGTCACGGCAAGATGGAGCAAGTAGATACACCCGAACGTATCTATCGGATGCCGCAGACTGCCTTCGTCGCCGAGTTCCTCGGCTCGACCAATATGGTGCCGGGCATCGCTGGAGCTTTCGACGGCCGCAACACCAATGTCGCGGCAGCCGGAACGGAGTTCTCAGTCAGAGGCGAGATCGCACCGCCGGGCGCACCGGTGTTGCTGTCGGTCAGGCCGGAGGCCCTGCGGCTGGGAGACGGCACCGGTGGCCCGCTCGTCCAGGCACGTCTGGCGCTCCGTGAATTTCTCGGCCCGATGCAACGCCTCCACGCAACCCTGCCGGACGGCACCCAGATTCGGATCTCCGCGCTCGGCGGCCAAATGCTCGATGTCCTACCCGGCGCGCCGCTCACCCTTGCCTACGACCCTGCCCAGATCACGGCGTATCCGGCGCCATGAAACGCTTTGCCACCATCGTGACGCTGGCGGCGCTGGTGCTGCTCGCGGTGTTTCTGCTCTACCCGCTGGCGCTCGTTCTGGATGCGAGCATACGGATCGACGGCACGGGCGGCCTGACACTTGGGAACTATGCGGCGATTGTGAAGAGCCGCTACTATCTCGGCAGCATCGGCAACAGTCTGTTCTGTGCCGCGCTCGCGACAGCCTTCGCATGCGCGATCGGTATCCCGCTCGCCTTCTGTCTTGCCCGGATCAACATACCGGGCCGCGCGCTGCTGCTGACGCTTGCGTCCCTGCCGCTGGTCCTGCCCTCCTTCGTCAGCGCCTACGCTCTTCTTCTGCTGTTCGGCCATGCCGGCGTCGTCACCACCGCATTGCGCGGGATCGGCATCCCTATCGGCTCGATCTACGGTGTGCCCGGCATCGTCATCGTGTTCACGTTGACGCTCTATCCGTACGTCGTCATGCCTGTCCTGGCCGGTTTCCAGGCCGTCGACGCCTCGATGGAGGAGGCTGCGCGCAATCTCGGCGGTTCACGGCCCTATGTGATCCGCACCGTGCTGCTGCCGATCGTAATGCCGGCGATCCTTGCCGGCGGACTGTTGGTGTTCATTGAGGCACTGGAGAATTTCGGAGTGCCGGCGGTGCTGGCTGAGGACCGGCCCTTCCTGGCCGTCGACATCTTCAAGCTGTTCGCCGGCGAATCTGACGCCAACCCGGCCGCGGCGGGCGCGCTCAGCGTGCTCCTGATCGCCTGCACGGCGATCGCGCTGCTCGTTCAGCGGCACTATCTCGGCAAGCGCCGGTTTTCGACTAGTGCCCGCAGCGCGCCCGCGAAGCTGCCTCTGACGCCGGGATTGCGGCTCGTGGCTACGATCGTGAGTTGGGGCATTGTGATTACCTCGCTGCTGCCTTTCGCGGCCGTATTGATGATCTCCGTCCTGCGCTTCCGCGGCCCGGTCCTGACCTGGGAGTTCGGATTAGGCAATTACGCCACCCTGCTGTCGGGCTCCTATCGGCCGTTGCTCAACACGCTGACGCTCGCCAGCATCGCGGCCGCCGCGACCATGCTGATCGGTGCTCCGATCGGCTACGTCGTCGCCCGGCATCGCTCCCGCCTGTCAGGGTTACTCGACTTCGTCGGCATGGTGCCGTTCGCGGTCTCCGGTACGATCCTGGCGATCGGGCTCATCATCGCGTTCAACAGCGGTCCTTTGATTCTGACGGGCGGCTGGCTGATTCTGGTCATCGCCTATGTCGTCCGCAAGCTGCCATTCGCGATCCGGTCGTCCTCGGCCATCGTGCATCAGCTCGATCCCTCGCTCGAGGAAGCCTCGATCAATCTCGGGGTCTCGCCAAGCAAAACCTTCACGACCCTGACCGTGCCGTTGATGGCGAGCGGCCTTGTCGGCGGGTTGGTACTGGTCTGGATCACCGCGGCATCCGAGTTGAGCGCGACCATTGTGCTCTATACGAGCGGCTGGGTCACCACGACCGTCGTGATGTACCATGCCATCGAGGGCACCGGCGCGGGTCTGGCAGCCGCCGCGGCTGCGGTGCTTATCCTCGTCACTGCAATCCCGTTGCTGCTGATCAACCGGCGCATCAACAAGCAGGAATCAACCGTGATATGACGGCAGGACAGGACGGTATGAACGAAGCAGCCCCGACGCTCCCGAATTTCCGCAGCGACAATGTCGCGCCGATCAGCCCCGAGATTCTGCGAGCAATCGGCGAGGCCAATCGCGGCCCGGCCGCCGCTTATGGCGACGACGATTATTCGAGGCTGTTGAACGAGCGCTTCTCGACGTTGTTCGAGACCGATGTCACCGTATTCCCGGTCTCGACCGGTACGGCGGCCAATGCCTTGTCGCTCGCAACCTGCGCACGGCCTTATGGCGCGATCTATTGCCACGAAGAGGCACATATCCACAC
This genomic stretch from Bradyrhizobium sp. CCGB12 harbors:
- a CDS encoding alanine--glyoxylate aminotransferase family protein, with the protein product MTTTEPSAIAATGYRLRLPGPTEVPERVRQAMARVMVNHRGPECRTAIGEAEEMIRPILGTTNHVLFFASSGTGVMEAALVNVAGPGHRILVVEHGQFGERFTAIAKAMNITVDTVAIEWGQPIDVAAVEARLREHAYRAVVVVHNESSTGIVADLAALGALVRGRPTLLIADSVSGLGGIEMRQDEWGVDIVVSASQKALMCPPGLALASVSAKAWHVMGQDEQRSTFYWDFRRALKSAEQNETAFTAPVSLIYGLREALTMMHEEGFLNVLARHKKLSGALRAGGAALGLADFCNDGPRSNTVVVFKVPDGLEGGAIVRRLYQDHRTVIAGARNRLSGRVIRFGTMGALSAGTILTDLLHLEDALTKFGLPIEPGAGLRATTEYLAATA
- a CDS encoding extracellular solute-binding protein codes for the protein MRCPASVLARVVTLAASLFAAGLASAQQSVVLYSANDDTVNKLVAEGFAKATGIKVDVVSTGSGVLVRRVASEAANPQGDVIWGVSATLLRLASPHLQAYAAKGREAVPAQFRDPNELWLGTNIQVVVIGQNTKAIDKASGPKAWADLLDPKWKGKLAFTDPANSGFSYAAATTLLSLWGADDAAWTKMDGLLANAKVLNRSTQVFDGIGSGEYPLGITLEYAGFLWAHNGAPVSVAYPAEGTYAGVEGAAVLKGGPNPEPAKQLIDYLASKEVQEMLLKATFRRPARQDIELEAVAPGMLPFSAIKVLPYDEAKWEAARRDTLARLKTTIQNTR
- a CDS encoding ABC transporter ATP-binding protein, giving the protein MTRIRIENLTRTFGAVRAVDDISLDIRHGELFTLLGPSGCGKTTLLRMIAGFVDVESGSISFDERRIDALPAHRRDTGMVFQNYAIFPNHTVAGNVAYGLKARKVPAAEIASRVDKALERVRLAGYGPRSPHQLSGGQLQRVAIARALVIEPAVLLFDEPLSNLDAQLRTEMRIEVRQLQQALGLTAIYVTHDQEEALAISDRIAVLRHGKMEQVDTPERIYRMPQTAFVAEFLGSTNMVPGIAGAFDGRNTNVAAAGTEFSVRGEIAPPGAPVLLSVRPEALRLGDGTGGPLVQARLALREFLGPMQRLHATLPDGTQIRISALGGQMLDVLPGAPLTLAYDPAQITAYPAP
- a CDS encoding iron ABC transporter permease gives rise to the protein MKRFATIVTLAALVLLAVFLLYPLALVLDASIRIDGTGGLTLGNYAAIVKSRYYLGSIGNSLFCAALATAFACAIGIPLAFCLARINIPGRALLLTLASLPLVLPSFVSAYALLLLFGHAGVVTTALRGIGIPIGSIYGVPGIVIVFTLTLYPYVVMPVLAGFQAVDASMEEAARNLGGSRPYVIRTVLLPIVMPAILAGGLLVFIEALENFGVPAVLAEDRPFLAVDIFKLFAGESDANPAAAGALSVLLIACTAIALLVQRHYLGKRRFSTSARSAPAKLPLTPGLRLVATIVSWGIVITSLLPFAAVLMISVLRFRGPVLTWEFGLGNYATLLSGSYRPLLNTLTLASIAAAATMLIGAPIGYVVARHRSRLSGLLDFVGMVPFAVSGTILAIGLIIAFNSGPLILTGGWLILVIAYVVRKLPFAIRSSSAIVHQLDPSLEEASINLGVSPSKTFTTLTVPLMASGLVGGLVLVWITAASELSATIVLYTSGWVTTTVVMYHAIEGTGAGLAAAAAAVLILVTAIPLLLINRRINKQESTVI